The DNA segment AGGAGGTCAATGCAATAGACAAAAGGGTCCTCGAGTGGGATGGCAGTCCTTCGGATATGCCGACCAAGGACAAGCTCTATATCTCGGTCGACCTCTTCGCCCGCTGGCGGATTACGGACCCCCTGCAGTTTTTCCTGAGGTTACGCGACGAACGTAGTGCCCAGTCGCGGCTCGACGACATTCTGGGCAGTGAGACCCGCAATGCCGTCGCCAAGCATGAACTGATTGAAATCATCCGCACGACCAGAGACCGCGTCCCGTTGCGCGATGCATTTCTGACTGCGGCTGAGCGCGAGCGGGATATGGGCGCTCTGGTACCGATACAGAAGGGTCGCAAACTGGTGGAGCACGAAATCTTTGCCGCGGCTGCAGAAAAGGTAAAGATCTTTGGTATCGAGTTGCTCGACATCCGTTTCAAACGGATCAACTACAACGAGAGTGTCCGCCCGAAGATATACGATCGAATGATCAGCGAACGGCGCCAGATCGCCGAGCGTTTCCTTTCCGAAGGCAACGGCGAGGCGGCACGTATTCGCGGCGATCGTGTGCGCGATCTGAACAAGATCCAGTCCGAAGCCTACCGGCAGGTCGAAGAGATCCGCGGCGTCGCAGACGCGAAGGCCACTGAGATCTACGCCGCGGCGTACAACCGCAGTCCCGAGGCGGTGGA comes from the Gammaproteobacteria bacterium genome and includes:
- the hflC gene encoding protease modulator HflC translates to MNRLLVALIVVAIGAYLAFSSLYTVSEVEQVIITQFGKPVGEPVTSAGLKVKVPFVQEVNAIDKRVLEWDGSPSDMPTKDKLYISVDLFARWRITDPLQFFLRLRDERSAQSRLDDILGSETRNAVAKHELIEIIRTTRDRVPLRDAFLTAAERERDMGALVPIQKGRKLVEHEIFAAAAEKVKIFGIELLDIRFKRINYNESVRPKIYDRMISERRQIAERFLSEGNGEAARIRGDRVRDLNKIQSEAYRQVEEIRGVADAKATEIYAAAYNRSPEAVEFYEFSRTMQSYRTIIAGDTTLVISTDSDLFKFLKGMASPSRVGASIGDAGGKL